A stretch of DNA from Nitrospirota bacterium:
AGCGCAGCTGCCTCAATTAGAGAGCCGCATATATTTCCTCCGCAAAAAATGATAATCTTTTCATCCTTGCGGTCGAAATGTTCGTCAGCCCATTCATTGATATCTTCCACCGAACACCTGATAGCATTCTTAATAACCATATCTTCCCGTGCATTCCTGCTTAATACATCAAGAGGAATAACCTCCTCTTCAGAGTTCAGCATATTTACAAAATCTTCTGTTGTAATATCTCTTACCATTATACTCACCTCAATCCTTTATATGATATTGAAAACCAGTATCAATATTATTGTATGATACCGCAGATCACCTGTCAAGGTGA
This window harbors:
- a CDS encoding rhodanese-like domain-containing protein, producing the protein MVRDITTEDFVNMLNSEEEVIPLDVLSRNAREDMVIKNAIRCSVEDINEWADEHFDRKDEKIIIFCGGNICGSLIEAAALLEDKGFTSLYKYDGRVEDLSDAGLDLKYIEH